The Desulfobulbaceae bacterium genome contains a region encoding:
- a CDS encoding MCP four helix bundle domain-containing protein — MAKKISLQVKILSGFLFCTIISIIVGAVGWHSTSTISLKLHKLGSIQVPANTHLSELAAKQAKAAIAVQIILNPERTAKDRIVQYKVIEDSLAEAKKHIGEFAALSVTPTVKQEWEKFMNAWQEWVTDINTVLDLSKKNDALGIDYPQTLAMNAERYFGTYKAWTADVSKSVLEGSKIDTVSTEVASLEFGKWLTELELTNPDLIGARDKILADLGNVLSAVENIAEFFEIEEPELAKDVYIAEVIPSIDSIQFVVNGFMAPITASLASYNQLHRFDIDHISASTHSTNQLMEAMRVLVHDDVGKALTSGEKSSQTAKITVMTIVLAGTVLSILLGWFLSRNITKPILRYTENLTFASLAIDGVVDFFTEAGQKLAEDASTQASGLEETSATVEEISSMSRQNAANAGKAAETMRETNAQLKLTSQYMHDLTGSMQGISEASSHTAKIVKTIDEIAFQTNLLALNAAVEAARAGEAGAGFAVVADEVRNLAMRAAEAAKNTAQLIEGTVSQVESGRAMVSKTSDAFDKVSKGIADSGIILDEINNASNEQAKGVSQINTSIAEIEAITMDSAANADKYFRTSLEMQSHAEKLAEIVADLKSMVGGNETALQTASAQNKRVLVAPTMLNDTPVNCWEFKQCGREQGGKNAAVLGVCPAYPDQGKNCAAIAGTLCGGKVQGSHAQKLANCQKCEFYLSHNYQGS; from the coding sequence ATGGCAAAGAAAATTTCACTACAGGTCAAAATCCTTAGCGGGTTTTTATTCTGCACCATCATCAGTATTATTGTCGGTGCAGTCGGCTGGCACAGCACTTCCACCATCTCATTGAAGCTCCATAAGCTTGGTTCAATCCAAGTTCCGGCAAATACCCATTTGTCGGAACTTGCAGCAAAGCAGGCCAAAGCGGCCATTGCAGTGCAGATTATTTTGAACCCTGAACGAACTGCCAAAGATCGTATCGTCCAATACAAGGTCATCGAAGACTCTCTTGCAGAGGCCAAAAAACATATTGGCGAGTTTGCCGCACTATCCGTCACCCCAACTGTCAAACAGGAGTGGGAGAAATTCATGAATGCCTGGCAGGAATGGGTCACTGACATTAATACTGTGCTTGACCTCAGCAAAAAAAACGACGCGTTGGGCATTGATTATCCGCAAACCCTGGCGATGAACGCCGAGCGTTATTTTGGCACCTATAAGGCCTGGACAGCCGATGTAAGCAAGTCGGTCCTTGAGGGAAGTAAAATTGACACCGTTTCCACAGAGGTGGCAAGCCTTGAATTCGGAAAATGGCTCACTGAGCTGGAATTAACCAACCCTGATTTAATTGGGGCAAGAGACAAAATCCTGGCAGACCTCGGAAACGTGCTCTCCGCAGTCGAGAATATCGCCGAGTTCTTTGAAATTGAAGAGCCGGAGCTTGCCAAGGATGTCTATATTGCCGAAGTTATACCCAGCATTGACAGCATACAGTTTGTTGTCAATGGCTTTATGGCGCCGATTACTGCCTCCCTTGCCTCCTATAATCAACTACATCGTTTTGACATTGACCATATTTCTGCCTCCACGCACAGTACAAACCAACTGATGGAAGCGATGCGTGTCCTGGTCCATGATGATGTCGGCAAGGCTCTGACCAGTGGAGAAAAAAGCAGCCAAACCGCCAAGATTACCGTTATGACGATAGTCTTGGCTGGCACAGTCCTGTCTATATTGCTTGGCTGGTTTCTCAGCAGGAACATCACCAAGCCCATATTGCGTTATACTGAAAATCTAACATTCGCCTCGCTTGCGATTGACGGCGTTGTTGATTTTTTTACCGAGGCCGGTCAGAAACTGGCGGAAGACGCCTCAACCCAGGCCTCTGGTCTGGAAGAGACCTCCGCCACGGTTGAAGAGATCTCCTCGATGAGTCGGCAGAATGCCGCCAATGCCGGGAAGGCCGCCGAAACAATGAGGGAAACTAACGCCCAGTTGAAACTGACCAGTCAGTATATGCACGACCTAACCGGCTCCATGCAGGGAATTTCAGAGGCCAGTTCACATACGGCTAAGATCGTCAAGACCATTGACGAGATTGCCTTTCAAACCAATCTGCTCGCCTTAAATGCCGCAGTTGAGGCGGCCAGGGCTGGAGAGGCCGGCGCCGGCTTTGCCGTTGTTGCCGACGAGGTCCGAAACCTCGCCATGCGAGCGGCAGAGGCGGCCAAGAACACAGCACAACTCATAGAGGGTACGGTTTCTCAGGTTGAATCCGGTAGAGCCATGGTCTCCAAGACGTCGGATGCTTTTGATAAGGTGTCCAAAGGGATTGCGGATTCAGGCATTATTTTAGATGAGATTAACAACGCCTCCAATGAACAGGCCAAAGGAGTTTCGCAAATAAACACCTCCATCGCCGAGATTGAAGCAATTACTATGGATAGTGCCGCTAATGCCGATAAATATTTCAGGACATCGCTCGAAATGCAGTCCCATGCGGAGAAACTCGCCGAAATCGTGGCAGACCTTAAAAGCATGGTTGGCGGCAATGAGACGGCCCTCCAGACAGCCTCGGCTCAGAATAAGAGAGTCCTGGTGGCACCAACAATGTTGAATGACACCCCTGTTAATTGCTGGGAATTTAAGCAATGCGGTCGTGAACAAGGCGGCAAAAATGCCGCCGTACTTGGTGTGTGCCCCGCCTACCCGGATCAAGGGAAGAATTGCGCTGCGATTGCAGGGACACTTTGCGGCGGCAAGGTGCAGGGTTCCCATGCCCAGAAACTGGCCAATTGCCAGAAATGTGAGTTCTATCTGAGCCATAATTATCAGGGTTCGTAA